One stretch of Bradyrhizobium canariense DNA includes these proteins:
- a CDS encoding RMD1 family protein has protein sequence MTKPEFIPAAMGTRVTVHALHVGDRINTMGFEGEALSAVPLAVKVAKTGMAVLFRYGVVVLIGLSPSDENGFLEKLNPRIGGKLARFEEEAAIVALAGDPEDQVQVGGPIQLLDMSPERLLVVADVLAKSVVLADGEREVAKVLEIVEPFAKELADHGRTRRNRKGVLQLIGNALLVQHRVSGRVAIGEKPDALWDRPDLERLYARLEDEYELKERVDALNRKLAVVAETANTLADIIDTRRSLRLELIVVVLIAFEIVTTFYQIYTAKGH, from the coding sequence ACCAAACCCGAATTCATTCCGGCCGCAATGGGTACACGGGTTACCGTACACGCCCTGCACGTTGGAGATCGGATCAACACCATGGGCTTCGAAGGTGAGGCTCTTTCGGCAGTCCCGCTCGCGGTCAAGGTCGCCAAGACAGGCATGGCTGTTCTTTTCCGCTATGGCGTCGTGGTGCTGATCGGGCTTTCGCCAAGCGATGAAAACGGCTTTCTGGAAAAGTTGAACCCCCGAATCGGCGGCAAGCTGGCGCGCTTTGAGGAGGAAGCCGCGATTGTGGCGCTCGCCGGCGATCCGGAGGACCAGGTTCAGGTGGGAGGACCGATTCAGCTGCTGGACATGTCGCCGGAAAGGCTTCTGGTCGTTGCCGACGTCCTGGCGAAGAGCGTCGTGCTTGCCGATGGCGAACGCGAAGTTGCGAAAGTGCTCGAGATTGTTGAGCCCTTTGCGAAGGAACTGGCGGACCACGGACGAACCCGAAGAAACCGAAAGGGCGTCTTGCAGCTGATCGGAAACGCGCTGTTGGTCCAACATCGGGTATCCGGCCGCGTCGCTATCGGCGAGAAGCCGGATGCACTATGGGACCGCCCGGACCTGGAGCGGCTCTATGCTCGCCTCGAAGACGAGTATGAGCTCAAGGAACGCGTGGACGCGCTCAATCGGAAGCTCGCCGTGGTGGCGGAAACGGCCAACACACTTGCGGACATCATCGATACTCGCCGATCGCTGCGCCTGGAACTGATCGTGGTTGTGTTGATCGCTTTCGAGATCGTTACCACCTTCTACCAAATCTACACGGCCAAGGGCCACTGA
- a CDS encoding aldo/keto reductase → MQLRDFGRTGMQLSVLGFGCGAVGGFMVRGDPADQERTIARAIGAGVNYFDTAVQYGNGESEKNLGHVLQTLKPANVTVGTKVRLPPSEFGRIADAVTMSLEGSLARLRLDRVDIFHLHNPITETGGGLALSVRQVLDDVVPAFERLRQQGKIRFLGITAVGDTAALQQVIDARAFDSAQIVYNMLNPSAAEELPINYPAQDYGRLFDHTKAAGVGVVGIRVLAGGALSGSAERHPIASPAPEPIGSAMSYDADVDRSRRLIPLVKEGFAASLTEAATRFALSHPAMGTILVGMATPQQFEDALAAVEKGPLPRAALDGLSALRQAFSGEPR, encoded by the coding sequence ATGCAATTGCGGGACTTTGGGCGCACGGGAATGCAGCTCTCGGTGCTGGGCTTCGGCTGCGGCGCGGTGGGCGGATTCATGGTACGCGGCGATCCTGCCGACCAGGAGCGTACCATCGCGCGGGCGATCGGCGCTGGCGTGAACTACTTCGACACCGCGGTGCAGTACGGCAATGGTGAATCGGAAAAGAACCTTGGCCACGTTTTGCAAACGCTGAAGCCAGCCAACGTAACCGTAGGCACCAAGGTTCGGTTGCCGCCCAGCGAGTTCGGCCGCATCGCGGACGCCGTAACGATGTCGCTCGAAGGCAGTCTGGCGCGATTGCGTCTTGACCGGGTCGACATCTTTCACCTGCACAATCCGATTACCGAGACCGGAGGCGGATTGGCGCTGAGCGTCCGGCAGGTGCTGGACGACGTGGTACCGGCGTTCGAACGCTTGCGTCAGCAGGGGAAGATTCGCTTCCTCGGGATTACGGCAGTAGGCGACACCGCGGCACTGCAGCAGGTAATTGATGCTCGCGCCTTCGACAGCGCCCAAATCGTCTATAACATGCTCAATCCATCTGCCGCCGAGGAATTGCCGATAAACTATCCGGCGCAGGATTATGGACGATTGTTCGATCACACCAAGGCCGCCGGCGTTGGTGTCGTCGGCATCCGCGTTCTCGCCGGCGGCGCACTGTCGGGCTCAGCCGAGCGCCACCCGATTGCGAGTCCGGCGCCCGAGCCGATTGGTTCGGCGATGAGCTACGACGCCGATGTCGATCGCTCTCGGCGCCTGATCCCGCTGGTAAAAGAAGGGTTCGCCGCCAGCCTGACCGAAGCCGCCACGCGGTTTGCGCTGTCTCATCCGGCAATGGGCACCATCCTGGTCGGTATGGCGACGCCGCAACAGTTCGAGGACGCACTCGCCGCGGTCGAAAAAGGCCCACTACCGCGGGCTGCGCTCGACGGGCTGTCAGCACTGAGGCAGGCATTCTCGGGTGAACCACGATGA
- a CDS encoding DUF2312 domain-containing protein — protein MSDISIPGGRIRSFVERIEHLDTELQELNESKKEVFSEAKAEGFDVKILKEIIKLRKQDKDERDERDTLLDMYMRAMETAGPELAAKAA, from the coding sequence ATGTCTGACATCAGCATTCCCGGCGGACGGATCCGTTCTTTCGTAGAGCGGATCGAACATCTGGACACCGAACTGCAGGAATTGAACGAGTCGAAAAAGGAAGTCTTTTCAGAAGCCAAGGCTGAGGGTTTTGACGTGAAAATTCTCAAGGAAATCATCAAGCTGAGGAAGCAGGATAAGGATGAGCGAGACGAGCGCGACACTCTGCTCGATATGTATATGAGGGCGATGGAAACCGCCGGCCCGGAATTGGCCGCCAAGGCCGCTTGA
- a CDS encoding c-type cytochrome, whose amino-acid sequence MSRNLLCAVIILLGVSLLPHVSYAGAAFELKSVKIDLPDSDRMFPDGPGSDAINNNCLACHSAGMVLNQPTLSKQAWAAEVNKMINTYKAPVAPEDVAAIVDYLTRMKSGG is encoded by the coding sequence GTGTCTCGCAATCTGCTGTGCGCCGTCATCATCCTCCTGGGTGTGTCATTGCTGCCCCACGTCTCGTATGCGGGCGCGGCCTTCGAACTGAAAAGCGTGAAGATCGATCTTCCCGACAGCGACCGGATGTTTCCCGACGGACCGGGGTCGGACGCGATCAATAACAACTGCCTGGCGTGTCATTCAGCCGGCATGGTGTTGAACCAGCCAACCCTGTCGAAGCAGGCCTGGGCAGCCGAAGTCAACAAGATGATCAACACCTATAAGGCCCCGGTAGCCCCGGAGGACGTCGCTGCAATTGTCGATTATCTGACCCGGATGAAGAGCGGCGGATAG
- a CDS encoding molybdopterin-dependent oxidoreductase codes for MENHPLHRTVTRRRLLGAAGVGALALTSPGMAQTTVDLPLPGGPGARPITTAFPQKGPMILQRTRPPLLETPFEVFDKGAFTPNDQFYVRWHWAVIPTDIDVGKFNLTVRGHVNQTLSLSLDDILHGLPNVQLAAVNQCSGNSRGFFEPRVPGGQWANGAMGNALWTGVRLKDVLDKAGVKPGALQVRFKGMDEPVVADAPHFLKSLDIDHARDGEVMIAFAMNGEQLPLVNGFPLRLVVPGWYATYWVKMLTDIEVLDQPDTNYWTKVAYTIPDTPYASIKPGETGVKMVPINRMVPRSFATNIASGSKVKAAAPTTLRGIAFGGDCGVARVDYSIDRGQSWREAQLGKDEGDYGFRQWQAQVTLPAPGDYSLLARCTNTSGVAQPDTPNWNTAGFMRNVVESVDITAI; via the coding sequence ATGGAGAACCATCCCCTTCACCGCACGGTCACACGACGGCGGCTGCTAGGTGCGGCAGGCGTCGGAGCCTTGGCGCTCACCAGTCCAGGCATGGCGCAAACGACGGTCGATCTTCCGCTGCCAGGTGGTCCCGGCGCGCGGCCGATCACGACCGCATTTCCGCAGAAAGGGCCCATGATCCTGCAGCGGACCCGTCCGCCGTTGCTGGAAACGCCGTTTGAGGTGTTCGACAAAGGGGCGTTCACGCCCAACGATCAGTTCTACGTGCGCTGGCACTGGGCGGTCATCCCGACCGATATCGATGTCGGCAAGTTCAACTTGACCGTGCGCGGTCATGTGAATCAGACCTTGTCGCTGTCACTTGACGATATTCTCCACGGACTACCAAATGTCCAGCTCGCTGCGGTGAACCAGTGCTCCGGCAACTCGCGGGGTTTCTTCGAGCCTCGCGTGCCAGGCGGCCAATGGGCGAATGGCGCCATGGGTAATGCGCTCTGGACGGGGGTGCGTCTCAAGGACGTCCTCGACAAAGCCGGCGTGAAGCCGGGCGCCTTGCAGGTACGTTTCAAGGGCATGGATGAGCCGGTGGTCGCAGACGCGCCGCATTTCCTAAAATCGCTGGATATCGACCATGCGCGCGATGGCGAGGTGATGATCGCCTTTGCCATGAACGGCGAGCAACTTCCTCTGGTGAATGGATTTCCGCTGCGGCTGGTGGTGCCGGGCTGGTACGCGACCTATTGGGTCAAGATGTTAACCGACATCGAAGTGCTGGATCAGCCCGATACGAATTACTGGACAAAAGTGGCCTACACGATTCCGGATACGCCTTATGCAAGCATCAAGCCGGGCGAGACCGGCGTGAAGATGGTTCCGATCAACCGGATGGTGCCGAGATCCTTCGCCACGAACATCGCCTCCGGCAGCAAGGTCAAAGCTGCCGCGCCGACGACATTGCGCGGCATTGCCTTCGGCGGCGACTGCGGGGTGGCGAGGGTCGACTACTCCATCGATCGTGGTCAGAGCTGGCGAGAGGCGCAGCTTGGAAAGGATGAAGGCGACTACGGATTCCGGCAATGGCAGGCGCAGGTCACGCTGCCAGCGCCAGGCGACTACAGTCTGTTGGCCCGCTGCACCAACACCAGCGGCGTGGCGCAGCCTGATACTCCAAACTGGAATACCGCCGGTTTCATGCGCAATGTCGTGGAATCGGTTGATATCACCGCGATTTGA
- a CDS encoding sensor histidine kinase, which yields MTERKRAEAALQASERQFHTLADSIPQLVWMAEAGGKIFWFNNHWHEYTGTSGGGAGSHDWQAILAPASLPEARNCWRQALESGSALEMELSLRSKDGRYRPFLTRVIPLHDSAAAIYGWIGTHIDISERKRSELEIRSARDAAEAALRNLRETQNSLIEAEKLAALGRLVAGVAHEINSPVGTSLTVASSLERKIATIATELEQGNLKRSSLKQFLEVSREASSQLVTNLNRAAELIQSFKQVATDRNYSNQRVFDLGDLTEQIVLSLRPGLGKQNLTLNLECQPDLTMNSYPGPYGQVLTNLFLNSVAHAFPDGQGGTIDIKVQACGEGDAEVLFSDDGCGMDLDIRRKAFDPFFTTRRDQGSTGLGLHIVHSIVTSCLGGQINLDSEPGKGTKVQLILPRAAPGAPVAQ from the coding sequence ATCACCGAACGTAAACGCGCGGAAGCAGCGCTGCAGGCAAGCGAGCGTCAGTTTCATACCTTGGCCGATTCGATTCCCCAACTGGTGTGGATGGCCGAAGCGGGAGGCAAGATCTTTTGGTTCAACAATCATTGGCACGAGTATACGGGCACATCGGGCGGGGGCGCCGGTTCTCACGATTGGCAAGCTATCCTTGCGCCGGCCTCGCTGCCTGAAGCCCGGAATTGTTGGCGACAAGCCCTGGAATCCGGAAGCGCACTGGAAATGGAGTTATCACTGCGCAGCAAGGATGGACGGTATCGCCCATTCCTGACGCGTGTCATTCCGCTTCACGACTCGGCTGCGGCTATTTACGGCTGGATCGGTACCCATATCGATATCAGCGAGCGCAAGCGCAGCGAGCTGGAAATACGCAGCGCCAGAGACGCGGCCGAGGCCGCGTTGCGAAATTTACGGGAAACCCAAAACTCCCTGATCGAAGCGGAAAAACTGGCGGCACTTGGGCGGCTGGTGGCAGGCGTTGCGCACGAGATCAACAGTCCGGTAGGCACCAGCCTGACCGTGGCGTCGTCGCTGGAACGCAAGATCGCTACGATCGCGACGGAACTCGAGCAGGGCAATCTTAAACGATCGAGCCTGAAGCAGTTTCTCGAGGTCAGCCGCGAGGCATCGTCGCAATTAGTCACCAATCTCAACCGCGCGGCCGAACTGATCCAGTCATTCAAGCAGGTGGCGACCGACCGCAATTACTCGAACCAACGCGTTTTCGACCTCGGCGATCTGACCGAGCAGATTGTCTTGAGTCTGCGGCCGGGCCTGGGAAAACAAAATCTCACCCTCAACCTGGAGTGCCAACCCGATCTCACGATGAACAGCTATCCCGGTCCCTACGGACAGGTACTGACCAATCTCTTTCTCAATTCGGTCGCGCATGCGTTTCCCGATGGCCAGGGAGGAACCATCGACATCAAGGTGCAAGCGTGCGGGGAAGGCGATGCCGAAGTTCTTTTCTCTGACGATGGCTGCGGGATGGACCTCGATATCAGGCGCAAGGCGTTCGACCCCTTCTTTACGACGCGTCGCGATCAAGGCAGCACGGGTCTCGGCCTGCATATCGTCCACAGCATTGTCACGAGCTGTTTGGGTGGCCAGATCAATCTCGACAGCGAGCCCGGCAAGGGAACGAAAGTCCAGCTCATCCTGCCGCGAGCGGCGCCGGGGGCGCCGGTGGCTCAATAG